The following proteins come from a genomic window of Paucimonas lemoignei:
- a CDS encoding tyrosyl-trna synthetase, translated as MKSASNILALSAALAVGSVWASEPGNPLLAERWQTRPLVVIAPNAQDPTLMSLRQALQEPANREAFIKREMVLYTVVAGVGSRNDQPLAASATAGLLKALDVKSSGPGRVILVGKDGGKKMEQAGQVMPSELFALIDKMPMRQNP; from the coding sequence ATGAAATCAGCCAGCAACATCCTTGCTTTGTCTGCTGCACTGGCAGTTGGCAGTGTATGGGCCAGCGAGCCGGGCAATCCGTTGCTTGCAGAGCGGTGGCAGACTCGCCCGCTGGTGGTCATCGCCCCAAATGCCCAGGACCCAACCTTGATGAGCCTCAGGCAGGCACTCCAGGAGCCCGCCAACCGAGAGGCCTTTATCAAGCGCGAGATGGTCTTGTATACGGTCGTCGCAGGTGTGGGCAGTCGCAATGATCAGCCCCTTGCAGCGTCAGCGACCGCTGGGTTGCTCAAGGCCCTTGACGTTAAATCGTCGGGACCTGGCCGGGTCATCCTGGTGGGCAAGGATGGCGGCAAGAAAATGGAGCAGGCCGGGCAGGTGATGCCCAGCGAGTTATTCGCCCTGATCGATAAAATGCCAATGCGTCAGAACCCATGA
- the hlyB7_2 gene encoding hemolysin secretion protein HlyB, producing MTLRNLGIAPRAAICFTVMALLVLFLGVMSLNKMADLNEMTNSLASDELASTRLLGELADTTTRLRTVSYLILVNRTPADFAKGEARLDVLAKKANRIVEAYAPLVGSEEEAGKFRQFKEALASYLSTQDKLVEIARAGRDAEILPLINGDLKRYSDQMAPLVEWLTELNRKDSEAAVADSTSGYHEARNVIIVILVLAAIMTGLLAVILTRSIVRPLVDAVRAAEDVARGDLTQPVLIQGRDEVTRLQQALQTMQTNLRETLQQISGSATQVASAAEELNAVTEEGSRSLQQQNDEIEQAATAVNQMTAAVEEVASNAVSTSTASQQSSSSAIKGSQRVQETVTAIVQMSNDVETTSEQVRNLAGQTRDIGKVLDVIRAIAEQTNLLALNAAIEAARAGEAGRGFAVVADEVRALAHRTQQSTQEIEVMVSGIQQGSSQAVESMQNSGARAQATLEVARSAGVALEEITRSVGEISDRNLVIASAAEEQAQVSREVDRNLVNIRDLSLQSSAGANQTNSASHELSRLAVELNQMVGRFKI from the coding sequence ATGACACTGCGTAATCTTGGTATCGCCCCTCGGGCAGCGATTTGTTTCACCGTCATGGCGCTGCTGGTGCTGTTTCTGGGGGTGATGAGTCTGAATAAGATGGCCGATCTCAATGAGATGACCAATTCTCTGGCCAGTGATGAGTTGGCCTCGACCCGGCTGCTGGGTGAGCTGGCAGATACCACCACTCGATTGCGTACCGTGTCGTACCTGATTCTTGTAAATCGTACGCCGGCAGATTTTGCCAAAGGAGAGGCAAGGCTTGATGTACTCGCCAAGAAAGCCAATCGGATCGTCGAGGCTTATGCGCCTCTGGTCGGGAGCGAAGAGGAAGCGGGCAAGTTCAGGCAGTTCAAGGAAGCACTGGCCAGTTACCTGAGTACCCAGGACAAGCTGGTCGAGATAGCTCGGGCCGGGCGCGACGCCGAGATCCTGCCGTTGATCAATGGAGACCTCAAGCGCTATTCGGATCAAATGGCGCCGTTGGTCGAATGGCTGACGGAGCTCAATCGCAAGGACTCAGAGGCCGCGGTTGCTGACTCTACCAGCGGCTACCACGAGGCGCGTAACGTCATCATCGTCATATTGGTGCTCGCAGCGATCATGACGGGCCTGCTGGCGGTCATCCTTACACGCAGCATTGTTCGTCCGCTGGTTGACGCCGTGCGCGCGGCCGAAGATGTCGCGCGAGGCGACCTGACCCAGCCCGTGCTGATCCAGGGCCGTGATGAAGTCACACGCCTGCAACAGGCGCTGCAGACCATGCAGACCAACCTTCGCGAGACCCTGCAGCAGATTTCCGGCTCTGCGACGCAGGTCGCCTCGGCCGCCGAAGAGCTCAACGCAGTTACTGAGGAAGGGTCGCGCTCCCTCCAGCAGCAGAACGACGAAATTGAACAGGCAGCAACGGCCGTCAACCAGATGACCGCTGCTGTCGAGGAAGTCGCCAGCAATGCCGTCAGTACCTCGACGGCTTCGCAGCAGTCAAGCTCTTCGGCCATCAAGGGCAGTCAGCGGGTTCAGGAAACAGTGACCGCCATCGTGCAGATGAGCAACGATGTCGAGACCACTTCCGAGCAGGTTCGCAACCTCGCTGGCCAGACACGGGACATCGGCAAGGTGCTGGATGTGATTCGCGCCATTGCCGAGCAAACCAACCTGCTGGCCCTCAACGCGGCCATTGAAGCAGCCCGTGCCGGAGAGGCCGGTCGCGGTTTTGCCGTGGTTGCCGATGAAGTTCGTGCCCTGGCGCACCGTACTCAGCAATCGACTCAGGAAATTGAGGTGATGGTCAGCGGTATCCAGCAGGGCAGCAGCCAGGCTGTGGAGTCGATGCAGAACAGCGGCGCACGTGCTCAGGCGACGCTGGAAGTGGCCCGCAGTGCCGGTGTTGCGCTGGAGGAGATCACCCGCAGCGTCGGCGAAATCTCCGATCGCAACCTGGTCATTGCCAGCGCTGCCGAAGAACAGGCGCAAGTGTCTCGGGAAGTTGACCGCAACCTGGTGAATATTCGGGATTTGTCGCTGCAATCATCGGCGGGCGCCAACCAGACCAACTCGGCCAGCCATGAGCTGTCGCGTCTGGCTGTGGAGTTGAATCAGATGGTTGGGCGTTTCAAGATCTAG
- the glpQ gene encoding glycerophosphoryl diester phosphodiesterase — MIDVDRHDHERRIIETMLKGMSKALFLKTPLASVLAGSVLTGLLLASGPALAAEPPGKALSAKIGLPWPAVIAHRGASFDAPEETIPAYTMARDLGADYLEMDIQRTKDGVLIALHDDTLERTTNIAEVFPKRVKDPLNTFTLAEIKQLDAGSWFNKAHPDRARASYAGLQILTLDEVIDIAEGGDNKPGLYIETKAPNQFPGIEADLKKALEKRGWLTSRPAAKPGQVNVAHMPGRVVLQTFEKPSLVLLQKEMPTVPKVLLLWIGEGSIEPKSNVAFKDSGFKDKAEYYGAQEAKSQEEFVAWIDWAKAHGAIGTGPSAKLTHGGDQSYMDLVKKWMNNATHEKGMVVHPYTVDDAVDFKQIADDGADGFFTNRTAELLKFYGRSAKESMDAILKRNGY, encoded by the coding sequence ATGATCGACGTTGATCGTCATGACCACGAAAGAAGGATTATCGAGACCATGCTGAAAGGAATGTCAAAAGCGCTGTTTCTCAAGACTCCACTGGCCAGCGTTCTGGCGGGTAGCGTGCTGACCGGCCTGTTGCTGGCGTCAGGTCCCGCCCTTGCCGCAGAGCCGCCGGGCAAGGCGCTGAGTGCGAAAATCGGCCTGCCCTGGCCTGCAGTAATCGCCCACCGTGGCGCCTCGTTCGACGCCCCTGAAGAAACGATCCCGGCCTACACCATGGCTCGGGACCTTGGGGCGGATTATCTGGAGATGGATATTCAACGCACCAAGGACGGCGTGTTGATTGCTCTGCACGATGACACCCTGGAGCGCACCACCAATATCGCCGAGGTATTTCCCAAGCGCGTGAAGGATCCGCTGAACACCTTCACGCTGGCAGAAATCAAGCAACTGGACGCAGGCAGCTGGTTCAACAAGGCCCACCCGGACCGGGCACGTGCCAGCTATGCCGGTTTGCAGATTCTGACTCTGGATGAAGTCATCGACATCGCTGAAGGCGGCGACAACAAACCCGGGCTCTACATCGAAACCAAGGCGCCCAACCAGTTCCCGGGCATTGAAGCTGACCTCAAGAAAGCCTTGGAAAAACGCGGCTGGCTGACCTCGCGACCGGCCGCCAAGCCGGGCCAGGTGAACGTCGCACATATGCCCGGACGCGTGGTACTGCAGACCTTCGAAAAACCAAGCCTGGTGTTGCTGCAAAAAGAGATGCCCACAGTACCCAAGGTGCTGCTGCTGTGGATTGGCGAGGGTTCCATCGAGCCCAAGTCCAACGTCGCGTTCAAGGATTCGGGCTTCAAGGACAAGGCCGAGTACTACGGGGCCCAGGAGGCCAAAAGCCAGGAAGAGTTTGTCGCCTGGATCGATTGGGCCAAGGCCCATGGCGCCATTGGCACCGGGCCGTCCGCGAAGCTGACCCACGGTGGGGACCAGAGCTACATGGATCTGGTCAAGAAGTGGATGAACAACGCCACTCATGAAAAAGGCATGGTGGTGCACCCCTACACCGTGGATGACGCGGTGGACTTCAAGCAGATCGCTGATGATGGCGCCGATGGTTTCTTCACCAACCGCACGGCTGAATTGTTGAAGTTCTACGGTCGGTCGGCCAAAGAAAGCATGGACGCCATCCTCAAGCGCAACGGTTATTGA
- a CDS encoding Protein of uncharacterised function (DUF1469), with protein sequence MATPSSPTPENETSAVGLIRQLAHEVPALLTKELALAKAEIRQTLDTAKAGATAVGMGAVVMLAGLIIVLLAAVYALAMVMQPWLAALIVGVVAMVVGFLMVQSGKKQFEVSSLTPERTVNSLQKDKDAIQRKVS encoded by the coding sequence ATGGCCACCCCCTCTAGCCCCACACCCGAAAATGAAACCTCTGCAGTGGGCTTGATCCGCCAGCTGGCCCATGAAGTCCCTGCCCTGCTGACCAAGGAGCTGGCCCTGGCCAAGGCCGAAATCAGGCAGACCCTGGACACTGCCAAAGCCGGTGCGACCGCAGTTGGCATGGGCGCCGTGGTGATGTTGGCCGGGCTGATCATCGTCCTGCTGGCAGCGGTGTATGCACTGGCCATGGTCATGCAGCCGTGGCTGGCGGCGCTGATTGTAGGCGTGGTCGCGATGGTCGTCGGGTTCCTCATGGTTCAGTCAGGCAAAAAGCAATTCGAAGTGTCCAGCCTGACACCGGAACGCACCGTCAACTCCCTGCAAAAAGACAAGGATGCTATTCAGAGGAAAGTCTCATGA
- a CDS encoding Lysine/ornithine N-monooxygenase, with protein sequence MFGDNLETLCGCVVAGAGPSGMGLLFNALKSGTLPDLARDGLIIVDASPTPGAGCLGDYRITANSVGDVFLDCLRDPALRDVFEPLEQSPAYWRIRRQAQSAPQLSDVGELLAEASKLVLDFIVQYYGVKLWHSTTVTEVIKDGDEYCVWVEHEGRTRRIRSRVVVLNLGGQQDPKYLHESLAEHGLMVPTSAAIKSADQLLRMNAVQLRETFAPTLASSGRITVVGGSHSAFSMLENLADALEFAGLQEVTLVHRSAIRLFYESAELAHAAGYVFDPVKDVCPVSGRINRSGGLRYRALEVGREVLRRGWIGKTGVRARAFRIQGGPPQDYDQAAQALIESSVVIQCIGYQPRLPTLSHRDGSPIVLRATKGGLDSDPSGCPLDDAGNRLQGLHLFGIGAGLAADSSLGSEPSFEGRIYGIWQFHNDASRTVIDAVVLRLQQPVADVAVPSRSLVQRLEQGIPFIFPGLAGAES encoded by the coding sequence ATGTTTGGAGATAATCTGGAAACCCTCTGTGGGTGCGTAGTCGCCGGAGCAGGACCCTCCGGTATGGGTTTGCTGTTCAATGCGTTGAAGAGCGGCACCCTGCCTGACCTCGCGCGCGACGGGCTGATCATCGTCGATGCCAGCCCGACACCGGGCGCGGGTTGCCTGGGGGACTACCGGATTACCGCCAATTCGGTGGGGGACGTGTTTCTCGATTGCCTGCGCGACCCCGCGCTGCGTGATGTGTTCGAGCCTCTTGAGCAGTCGCCCGCCTATTGGCGTATTCGCCGTCAGGCACAAAGTGCGCCGCAGCTTTCAGACGTGGGCGAGCTGTTGGCCGAGGCCTCCAAACTGGTTCTGGATTTCATTGTTCAGTACTACGGCGTCAAGCTTTGGCACAGCACGACGGTGACGGAGGTGATCAAGGACGGTGACGAGTACTGCGTCTGGGTGGAACACGAAGGGCGTACCCGGCGTATTCGCAGCCGGGTGGTGGTGCTCAACCTGGGCGGTCAGCAGGATCCAAAATATTTGCACGAAAGCCTGGCCGAGCACGGCCTGATGGTGCCGACCTCCGCCGCGATCAAATCAGCCGACCAATTGCTGCGCATGAACGCGGTACAGCTGCGTGAAACCTTTGCGCCGACGCTGGCCTCATCCGGGCGGATCACGGTCGTGGGCGGTTCGCACAGTGCATTCTCGATGCTGGAGAACCTGGCCGATGCCTTGGAGTTCGCGGGCTTGCAGGAAGTTACGCTGGTGCATCGGTCCGCGATCCGGCTGTTCTATGAAAGTGCTGAACTGGCTCACGCAGCCGGGTATGTGTTCGACCCGGTCAAAGATGTGTGTCCAGTCTCGGGCCGGATCAACCGCTCTGGCGGGTTGCGCTACCGGGCGCTTGAGGTCGGGCGCGAAGTACTGCGTCGTGGCTGGATCGGCAAGACCGGGGTGCGGGCGCGGGCGTTCCGCATTCAAGGGGGGCCGCCGCAGGATTATGATCAGGCGGCACAGGCGCTGATCGAATCAAGCGTGGTGATTCAGTGCATCGGCTATCAACCCCGCTTGCCGACACTCAGCCATCGCGATGGCAGTCCTATTGTGCTGCGAGCCACCAAGGGCGGACTGGATTCCGACCCCAGCGGCTGCCCGCTGGATGACGCAGGCAACCGTCTGCAGGGCCTGCATCTGTTCGGCATCGGCGCGGGATTGGCCGCGGACTCAAGCCTGGGCAGCGAACCTTCGTTTGAGGGGCGCATTTACGGCATCTGGCAATTTCACAACGACGCCAGCCGCACAGTCATTGATGCGGTCGTGCTGCGCTTGCAGCAGCCGGTTGCGGACGTCGCCGTGCCCAGTCGCAGCCTGGTCCAACGGCTTGAGCAGGGTATACCTTTCATCTTTCCGGGCCTGGCGGGTGCCGAGAGCTGA
- the gntK gene encoding carbohydrate kinase, thermoresistant glucokinase has translation MGVSGCGKSVVGAEIAMNSGGRLIEGDAFHPQANIDKMSAGHPLNDEDRAGWLTRLGEEMAQALRNGEHPILTCSSLKLIYRERLRQAVPGLGFVFLELTPEVATERCAHRPGHFMPASLVESQFATLEPPYGEPLTLVVDATQPVAEIGKQAADWWKAS, from the coding sequence ATGGGTGTCTCGGGTTGCGGCAAAAGTGTCGTCGGCGCTGAAATTGCCATGAACAGCGGCGGCCGCCTGATCGAAGGCGACGCCTTCCATCCCCAGGCCAACATCGACAAGATGAGCGCCGGTCACCCCCTCAACGACGAAGACCGTGCCGGTTGGCTGACCCGTCTGGGTGAAGAAATGGCCCAGGCGTTGCGCAATGGCGAACACCCCATTCTGACCTGCTCCTCCCTCAAACTGATCTACCGCGAGCGCCTGCGTCAGGCGGTGCCTGGCCTGGGCTTCGTGTTTCTCGAGTTGACTCCAGAAGTTGCAACCGAACGCTGCGCCCATCGGCCCGGCCACTTCATGCCCGCCAGCCTGGTCGAAAGCCAGTTCGCGACCCTTGAACCGCCTTATGGTGAGCCATTGACCCTGGTGGTGGACGCCACCCAACCGGTGGCGGAAATCGGCAAGCAAGCGGCCGACTGGTGGAAAGCGTCCTGA
- a CDS encoding Protein of uncharacterised function (DUF3618): MSIDSTFESEESFASDSQKSPETLEREIDAQRSSIGNIVDALESKFSAGQLLDQALSYTRGNGGEFFNNLGNTIKSNPVPTVLTSVGLLWLMMGQNRGPSTGTGASSVSHLGERVGDMAHSVTDSFSGAKSRLEETARRMKDKAGHMTDKAGELTDKVSEKVSATGQQVNRGSHDLNDTLHQQARKATSGFEYMLREQPLAVAAIGVALGAALGAALPVTERENRLMGQASDELTSKAKHLASEGYEKVAHGGKEMGNEIADKGATHAQPDNSNPALNPDLSPGLG, translated from the coding sequence ATGAGCATTGACAGCACATTTGAAAGCGAAGAGAGCTTTGCCAGCGACTCGCAGAAAAGCCCGGAAACCCTCGAGCGCGAGATCGACGCGCAACGCTCCAGCATCGGCAACATCGTCGATGCACTTGAGAGCAAGTTCTCCGCCGGCCAGCTGCTGGATCAGGCGTTGAGCTACACCCGTGGTAACGGCGGAGAGTTTTTCAACAACCTGGGCAACACGATCAAGAGCAATCCGGTGCCGACCGTGCTGACATCGGTCGGCTTGCTGTGGCTGATGATGGGGCAGAACCGCGGCCCTTCAACAGGTACGGGCGCGTCCAGTGTCAGCCATCTCGGGGAACGGGTCGGCGACATGGCGCACAGCGTGACTGACAGCTTCAGCGGCGCCAAAAGCCGGCTCGAAGAGACTGCCCGGCGCATGAAAGACAAGGCCGGGCATATGACTGACAAAGCGGGCGAACTCACCGACAAGGTCTCTGAGAAGGTCTCGGCCACCGGGCAGCAGGTGAACCGGGGCAGCCATGACCTAAATGACACCTTGCATCAGCAGGCCCGCAAAGCGACGTCCGGGTTTGAGTACATGCTGCGCGAGCAACCGCTGGCCGTGGCCGCCATCGGGGTTGCCCTGGGCGCGGCACTGGGTGCGGCACTGCCTGTCACCGAACGGGAAAACCGCCTGATGGGCCAGGCCAGCGACGAATTGACCTCCAAGGCCAAACATCTGGCCAGCGAGGGCTACGAGAAGGTCGCCCATGGGGGCAAAGAGATGGGCAATGAGATAGCCGATAAAGGCGCCACCCATGCTCAACCTGACAACAGTAATCCTGCGCTGAACCCGGACCTGTCGCCTGGCCTGGGCTAA
- the gmr_7 gene encoding PAS/PAC and GAF sensor-containing diguanylate cyclase, whose product MQTDNYVALSGIVDMLLDAICVVDTQGRYVYVSAACERVFGYTPQELIGTQMLDLVHPQDRERTLAAARDIMDDQPKLHFENRYIHKDGRVVHIMWSARWSQVDQLRIAVARDVTERKRSDLMRTALFEISEAANNAENLPGLFRRLHPIIDTLLPAQNFSVALFAPELAQLSFAWHVDEQYPTHENPVAQALAWEIVKTGKAVLLAARNQQQLPEHLQQWLGEDQASWLGVPLQAQGRTIGAMLVKAPASGMHYGESDQELLQFAAIQAAAAISRQQLHERLQHMAQFDQLTRLPNRLLLQERLLTALEQARMTKGRLAVLYLDLDKFKHVNDTFGHAAGDQLLQEVARRLIQCVRESDTVARIGGDEFIVLLERISKDEDAAAVATKILTSLNEPMQLGDVNWPIMPSIGIAHYPEDATDLAQLFRRADEAMYQAKKQGGNRYSQ is encoded by the coding sequence ATGCAAACTGATAACTACGTGGCGCTGTCAGGCATCGTCGACATGCTGCTCGATGCCATCTGCGTAGTCGACACGCAAGGACGTTATGTCTATGTCAGCGCTGCCTGCGAGCGCGTTTTCGGCTACACACCTCAGGAGCTGATCGGCACACAAATGCTCGATCTGGTTCATCCGCAAGACCGGGAAAGGACCTTGGCGGCTGCGCGGGACATCATGGACGACCAACCCAAGCTGCACTTCGAGAATCGCTACATCCACAAGGATGGGCGCGTGGTGCATATCATGTGGTCGGCGCGCTGGTCGCAGGTCGATCAGCTCAGGATCGCCGTGGCCCGGGACGTCACCGAGCGCAAGCGTTCGGACTTGATGCGCACGGCGCTGTTCGAGATTTCCGAAGCCGCCAATAACGCGGAAAATCTTCCGGGGCTGTTCCGACGGCTGCACCCGATCATCGATACCTTGTTACCCGCGCAGAATTTCTCGGTCGCGTTATTTGCTCCCGAGCTTGCACAGTTGAGCTTCGCCTGGCATGTGGACGAGCAGTACCCGACTCATGAAAACCCGGTTGCTCAAGCCCTGGCCTGGGAAATCGTAAAGACCGGCAAGGCGGTGCTGCTGGCTGCCAGAAATCAGCAGCAACTGCCTGAGCACCTGCAGCAGTGGCTGGGAGAGGACCAGGCCAGTTGGCTCGGCGTACCGCTTCAGGCTCAGGGCCGAACCATTGGTGCCATGCTGGTCAAGGCGCCTGCCAGCGGCATGCATTACGGCGAGAGTGATCAGGAACTGCTGCAATTTGCTGCGATCCAGGCCGCTGCGGCCATCAGTCGTCAGCAACTGCACGAGCGTTTGCAGCATATGGCGCAGTTCGATCAGTTGACCCGTTTACCCAACCGCCTGTTGTTGCAGGAGCGGTTATTGACCGCCCTGGAACAGGCGCGCATGACCAAAGGCCGTCTGGCGGTGTTGTATCTGGATCTGGACAAGTTCAAGCACGTCAACGATACGTTCGGGCACGCCGCCGGTGACCAATTGCTCCAGGAGGTCGCCCGCCGCCTGATTCAGTGTGTGCGCGAATCCGATACGGTGGCGAGGATTGGCGGTGACGAGTTCATCGTGCTGCTGGAGCGAATCAGCAAGGACGAGGACGCGGCGGCGGTTGCGACGAAAATTCTGACCTCGCTCAACGAGCCGATGCAGCTGGGCGACGTTAACTGGCCCATCATGCCGAGCATTGGCATTGCTCACTATCCCGAAGACGCTACCGACCTGGCGCAGTTGTTCCGGCGCGCGGATGAAGCGATGTACCAAGCCAAGAAACAGGGCGGCAATCGTTATTCACAGTGA
- the csrA_1 gene encoding carbon storage regulator, with translation MLILTRKVGESINIGDEITVTILGVQGLQVRLGINAPKNVSVHREEIYKRIQAELAPNQDPQ, from the coding sequence ATGTTGATACTCACCCGTAAAGTTGGCGAAAGCATAAACATCGGTGACGAAATCACCGTCACGATTCTGGGCGTTCAGGGTCTTCAGGTTCGCCTGGGCATCAACGCACCGAAAAATGTTTCCGTGCATCGTGAAGAAATCTACAAACGTATCCAGGCGGAGCTGGCTCCCAACCAAGACCCACAATGA
- the gntR_3 gene encoding LacI transcriptional regulator, whose translation MTRIGSRSTGRPTLNEVARLAAVSPITASRALRGVITVAPELVEKVRAAAQSLGYVANPAARALASSQSQTVVVLVPSLSNQLFIETLEAIQNVLRPRNLEVVIGNYHYSPVEEENLLRSHLANRPRGLLLTGFDHTPALRQLLAASGVPCVHMMELDQTRGAYCVGFSQVQAGAAAAQHLLGRGRKRLAYIAAQLDPRVLQRGEGFRQVLQEQGVYDPALELQRPQPSSIGLGGELFMQLMTEHPDVDGVFFCNDDLAQGAALEALRHGIAIPERVSLVGFNDLPGSAYMVPRLTSIRTPREQVGQRAAQLLLGLIDGLTQKPQVDLGFELVIRESS comes from the coding sequence ATGACTCGCATTGGTTCCCGCTCTACCGGCCGCCCGACCCTGAATGAAGTCGCGCGTCTGGCTGCTGTTTCTCCCATCACCGCATCACGCGCATTGCGCGGGGTTATCACCGTCGCACCGGAGCTGGTAGAGAAGGTACGCGCCGCTGCCCAGAGCCTGGGTTATGTCGCCAACCCGGCCGCGCGCGCGCTGGCGTCTTCGCAAAGCCAGACCGTGGTAGTGCTGGTGCCATCGTTATCCAACCAGTTGTTCATTGAAACCCTGGAAGCCATCCAGAACGTATTGCGCCCGCGTAACCTGGAGGTGGTGATCGGCAACTATCACTATTCCCCGGTAGAAGAAGAAAACCTGTTACGCAGCCATCTGGCCAACCGGCCTCGCGGCCTGTTGCTGACCGGGTTTGACCACACGCCGGCGCTGCGTCAACTGCTGGCGGCCAGCGGCGTGCCTTGTGTCCACATGATGGAGCTGGACCAGACCCGTGGCGCCTATTGCGTAGGTTTCTCGCAGGTGCAAGCCGGGGCAGCGGCGGCGCAGCATTTGTTGGGGCGGGGGCGCAAGCGGCTGGCCTACATTGCCGCACAGCTGGATCCGCGGGTGTTGCAGCGCGGTGAGGGTTTTCGCCAGGTTTTGCAGGAGCAGGGTGTATACGATCCGGCGTTGGAGTTGCAGCGGCCGCAGCCGTCTTCCATCGGGCTGGGCGGCGAGTTGTTTATGCAACTCATGACCGAACACCCGGATGTGGACGGGGTGTTTTTCTGTAATGACGACCTGGCTCAGGGGGCAGCGCTGGAGGCCTTGCGCCACGGTATTGCGATTCCGGAGCGAGTGTCATTGGTGGGTTTCAACGATTTGCCGGGTTCGGCGTACATGGTCCCGCGCCTGACATCCATCCGCACTCCCCGCGAACAAGTGGGGCAGCGCGCCGCGCAACTGCTGCTGGGGCTCATTGATGGCTTGACACAAAAACCCCAGGTCGACCTGGGGTTTGAGTTAGTGATACGCGAAAGCTCCTGA
- the gntT_3 gene encoding gluconate transporter, which translates to MFGLTHETYLLLDAVVTIVGLILLITKFKVHPFVALTIAAGFLGLTSGMPVEKVMKAFQDGFGGVLGFVGIILGLGTMLGKLMADSGGADQIAQTLIRSFGKQRVHWAMMFAAFLVGIPLFFEIGFVLLIPLVYIVARRTGVSIVKIGIPLLAGLSAVHGLVPPHPGPLLAIGIFGADIGKTIFYGLLIALPTAIIAGPIYGKWISKYVPGTPSQELMEQIGKESSATNLPGFGITLVTILLPVFLMLLKTFADITLPDGNTFRIWMDFIGHPITALLAALLLAFYTFGSARGFDRNKIMKLLDQSLTPVAAIVLIVGAGGGFKQMLVASGVGDLIGNMAVQAQLNPIMLAWLVAAVIRIATGSATVATITGAGIVAPVIGLIPGVNRELLVLATGAGSLILSHVNDAGFWLVKQYFNMTVAETFKTWTVMETILSVVGLIFILLLSMVV; encoded by the coding sequence ATGTTCGGTCTTACCCATGAAACGTATCTGTTGCTCGATGCGGTGGTTACCATCGTCGGCCTGATACTGCTGATTACCAAATTCAAGGTTCACCCCTTCGTCGCACTGACCATTGCCGCAGGCTTCCTGGGCCTGACGTCCGGCATGCCGGTGGAAAAAGTCATGAAGGCTTTCCAGGACGGCTTTGGCGGCGTACTGGGTTTCGTCGGCATCATCCTCGGCCTTGGCACCATGCTCGGCAAACTGATGGCTGACTCGGGGGGTGCCGATCAGATCGCTCAGACCCTGATCCGCAGCTTCGGCAAGCAACGCGTGCACTGGGCGATGATGTTTGCTGCGTTTCTGGTGGGCATCCCGTTGTTCTTCGAGATCGGCTTTGTGCTGCTGATCCCGCTGGTCTACATCGTGGCACGTCGTACCGGCGTCTCCATCGTCAAGATCGGTATCCCATTGCTGGCTGGCCTGTCTGCCGTGCATGGCCTGGTTCCGCCACACCCGGGTCCGTTGCTGGCCATTGGCATCTTCGGTGCTGACATCGGCAAAACCATTTTCTACGGCCTGTTGATCGCCCTGCCGACCGCCATCATTGCTGGCCCGATCTACGGCAAGTGGATTTCCAAATACGTACCGGGTACGCCGTCCCAGGAATTGATGGAGCAGATCGGCAAGGAGTCCAGCGCGACCAACCTGCCTGGCTTTGGCATCACCCTGGTGACGATCCTGCTGCCCGTGTTCCTGATGCTGCTCAAAACCTTCGCCGATATCACCTTGCCCGACGGCAACACGTTCCGCATCTGGATGGACTTCATTGGCCACCCGATCACGGCGTTGCTCGCGGCCCTGCTGCTGGCCTTCTACACCTTTGGTTCGGCCCGCGGGTTTGATCGCAACAAGATCATGAAGCTGCTGGACCAGAGCCTGACGCCGGTAGCGGCTATCGTGCTGATCGTCGGTGCTGGTGGTGGTTTCAAGCAAATGCTGGTTGCCAGCGGCGTGGGCGATCTGATCGGTAACATGGCCGTCCAGGCACAGCTCAACCCGATCATGCTGGCCTGGCTGGTGGCGGCGGTGATTCGTATCGCGACCGGTTCTGCCACCGTGGCGACCATCACCGGCGCAGGCATCGTGGCACCCGTGATCGGCCTGATTCCGGGTGTGAACCGTGAGCTGCTGGTGCTGGCGACCGGTGCTGGCTCGCTGATCCTGTCCCACGTGAACGACGCTGGTTTCTGGCTGGTCAAGCAATACTTCAACATGACCGTGGCCGAAACCTTCAAGACCTGGACCGTGATGGAAACCATCCTTTCGGTGGTTGGCCTGATCTTTATCCTGCTGTTGTCGATGGTGGTTTGA